From Alcaligenes faecalis, the proteins below share one genomic window:
- a CDS encoding MFS transporter has protein sequence MSSLKTTGTIPSAVYLLALSLFAMGSAEFLMGGILPMIAEDLRISLPTAGTLISAFAVGALIGGPPFAILALRWPSRSALFISQLAFIAATVVSLLAQGYWAILLARFGMGLAYACFWSVAAATAVQLSPPDRRAKALSIVVSGLTVAMVLGGPAGTYISEATGWRGGFWAVIAVTVISAVAVLLALPKHTARDAKAPDLVTELRAMKRPALWVAYATTMFTTAAYMGTFGYIAALLMEVSGLSAEWLPAVLILFGVGAFIGLTIGGRTADAQPRGTLVAGIIGLIVSSAIIASFAASVWATVAMVFMLGLAGFLLNPAVWGRVYVLAPDAPMLAGATNASAFQAGLTLAPLLAGIPISLGYGLASVAWVGVIIAVASLLLAGLDARLSRTAAHSR, from the coding sequence ATGAGTAGCCTGAAAACCACCGGAACCATCCCGTCTGCCGTCTATCTGCTTGCCCTGAGCCTGTTTGCCATGGGCAGTGCCGAGTTTCTGATGGGCGGCATCCTGCCCATGATTGCGGAGGATCTGCGCATTTCCTTGCCTACCGCAGGCACCTTGATTTCAGCCTTTGCGGTGGGGGCGCTGATTGGTGGCCCGCCTTTTGCGATCCTGGCCTTGCGCTGGCCCAGCCGCAGTGCCTTGTTCATCAGTCAGCTGGCTTTTATTGCGGCTACGGTGGTCAGTTTGCTGGCACAGGGCTACTGGGCCATTTTGCTGGCGCGCTTTGGCATGGGGCTGGCCTATGCCTGTTTCTGGTCCGTGGCAGCGGCCACAGCTGTGCAGTTGTCGCCACCGGATCGCCGCGCCAAGGCCTTGTCCATTGTGGTCAGTGGTTTGACGGTGGCCATGGTGCTGGGCGGCCCGGCGGGTACGTACATCAGTGAGGCGACAGGCTGGCGAGGCGGTTTCTGGGCGGTGATTGCCGTCACCGTGATTTCTGCGGTCGCCGTCCTGCTGGCCTTGCCCAAGCACACTGCCCGTGATGCAAAAGCGCCGGATCTGGTCACTGAATTGCGTGCCATGAAGCGTCCCGCCCTGTGGGTGGCCTATGCCACCACCATGTTCACCACAGCTGCGTATATGGGCACCTTTGGCTATATCGCCGCCTTGCTGATGGAGGTTAGCGGTTTGAGTGCGGAATGGCTGCCGGCGGTCCTGATCCTGTTCGGTGTCGGTGCCTTTATCGGTTTGACGATAGGTGGACGTACCGCTGATGCTCAGCCGCGTGGAACCTTGGTCGCGGGGATTATTGGCTTGATTGTTAGCTCGGCCATCATCGCCTCGTTTGCCGCTTCTGTATGGGCAACGGTTGCCATGGTGTTCATGTTGGGCCTGGCTGGTTTTCTGTTGAACCCGGCAGTGTGGGGGCGCGTGTATGTGCTGGCGCCGGATGCACCCATGCTGGCAGGGGCCACCAACGCTTCCGCTTTTCAGGCTGGTTTGACCTTGGCTCCTTTGCTGGCCGGTATTCCGATCAGCCTGGGCTATGGCTTGGCCTCAGTTGCCTGGGTGGGCGTCATCATCGCGGTGGCTTCCTTGCTGTTGGCGGGGCTGGATGCACGTTTAAGCCGTACGGCGGCTCACTCCAGGTAG
- a CDS encoding DUF2938 domain-containing protein has product MLSINEWVQVILIGVGATIFMDIWGLIQKAMGVATLNYAMVGRWAGHLLRGQIAHSNIGKAEPIAGESALGWFIHYAVGIVFAFLLVAVYGTAWLQDPRWLPAVMVGTVTVVMPFFVMQPAMGAGVAASRTPTPWINRLRSLLTHAIFGLGMYLAALLIQQVA; this is encoded by the coding sequence ATGTTATCGATCAATGAGTGGGTGCAGGTGATTCTGATCGGGGTCGGAGCCACTATTTTCATGGACATTTGGGGCCTGATTCAAAAGGCGATGGGCGTTGCTACGCTGAACTACGCCATGGTGGGCCGCTGGGCCGGACATTTGCTGCGTGGTCAGATCGCGCACAGCAATATCGGCAAGGCTGAACCGATTGCGGGGGAGTCTGCCCTGGGCTGGTTCATTCACTATGCCGTGGGCATTGTTTTCGCCTTTTTGCTGGTCGCGGTCTATGGCACCGCATGGCTGCAAGATCCCCGCTGGCTGCCCGCCGTCATGGTGGGCACGGTGACGGTCGTGATGCCCTTTTTTGTCATGCAGCCCGCCATGGGGGCCGGAGTGGCTGCATCGCGTACCCCTACGCCTTGGATCAATCGTTTGCGCAGCTTGCTGACACACGCGATTTTTGGTCTGGGCATGTACCTTGCGGCCTTGCTGATCCAGCAAGTGGCCTAA
- a CDS encoding helix-turn-helix domain-containing protein, whose translation MDISEVAKQTGLPSSTVRYYEKEGLISAVSAPGERRRFTPQVLDQLALIALGQAGGLSLEEIRAMLPPDGAPQVDRQLLLSKADQLDATIKRLKAMSEGLRHAAHCPAANHTQCPTFQRLLKAAAVRVKKNKTGNSSEAVSRLAKTLQGKKPTAITD comes from the coding sequence ATGGATATTTCAGAAGTCGCCAAACAAACGGGCTTACCCTCCTCCACCGTGCGTTACTACGAGAAAGAAGGCCTGATCAGCGCGGTCAGCGCCCCCGGAGAAAGGCGTCGTTTTACGCCACAAGTGCTGGATCAACTGGCCTTGATTGCCCTGGGGCAAGCGGGCGGTTTGTCGCTGGAAGAAATACGGGCCATGCTGCCTCCCGATGGAGCTCCGCAGGTAGACAGGCAATTGCTGCTGTCCAAGGCCGATCAACTGGATGCCACCATCAAGCGCCTGAAAGCCATGAGCGAAGGCTTGCGCCACGCTGCCCACTGCCCCGCCGCCAACCATACGCAATGCCCGACATTCCAGCGCTTGCTGAAAGCTGCCGCCGTCCGGGTGAAGAAGAACAAGACCGGCAACTCCAGCGAGGCGGTGTCGCGTCTTGCCAAAACTTTGCAGGGCAAAAAACCAACAGCTATCACGGACTGA
- the cml gene encoding CmlA/FloR family chloramphenicol efflux MFS transporter, whose product MSSSRSSWAYTLPAALLLMAPFDILASLGMDIYLPVVPAMPELLGTTPAVIQLTLSLYMLLLGAGQLLFGPLSDRIGRRPVLLTGAALFVLASTAAALSSSAWAFVGFRVLQALGASATLVALFATVRDVYADRPEGVVIYSLFSSILAFVPALGPIAGALIARAGGWQAIFLSLAGMGLLAWIHALLRWQETRPAKPMQSQQSALAVFKSPAFWVYTLGFSTGMGTFFVYFSTAPRVLIGQAAYSEMSFSLAFASVALVMIATTRLSKTFVARWGTAGSLKRGMGLIALAALLLATGQRLLEPSFASFILPMWLAAIGIVMTVSVTANGALAQFNDVAGSAVAIYFCVESLIVSVIGTLAVTLLDGDTAWPLVVFGLGMSSVVLLALMLLERRTT is encoded by the coding sequence ATGTCTTCCTCACGCTCTTCCTGGGCTTATACGCTGCCAGCCGCCCTGCTGCTGATGGCGCCCTTCGACATCCTCGCTTCCCTGGGGATGGATATCTACCTGCCCGTCGTCCCGGCCATGCCGGAGCTTTTGGGCACGACTCCAGCCGTCATCCAGCTGACCCTTAGCCTGTACATGCTGCTATTGGGTGCAGGGCAACTGCTCTTTGGCCCCCTGTCGGATCGCATAGGCCGACGACCTGTTTTGCTGACAGGCGCCGCCCTGTTCGTGCTGGCTTCAACCGCCGCTGCCTTGTCCAGTTCCGCTTGGGCTTTTGTCGGTTTTCGGGTGCTGCAAGCCCTGGGGGCCTCGGCCACCCTCGTGGCCTTGTTTGCCACGGTGCGCGATGTGTATGCTGATCGCCCCGAGGGCGTGGTGATCTACAGCCTGTTCAGCTCCATCCTGGCTTTCGTACCCGCCTTGGGGCCGATTGCAGGTGCTCTGATTGCCCGTGCGGGCGGGTGGCAGGCCATCTTCCTGAGCTTGGCCGGAATGGGGCTGCTGGCCTGGATCCATGCGCTGTTGCGTTGGCAGGAAACCCGGCCCGCCAAACCAATGCAGTCACAACAATCCGCACTGGCCGTCTTCAAAAGCCCGGCGTTCTGGGTCTACACCCTGGGCTTCTCCACCGGGATGGGGACATTTTTTGTCTACTTCTCGACCGCGCCACGAGTCTTGATCGGACAAGCGGCTTATTCAGAAATGAGCTTCAGCCTGGCCTTTGCCAGCGTTGCCCTGGTGATGATTGCCACCACCCGCCTGTCCAAAACCTTTGTGGCTCGTTGGGGCACCGCCGGAAGCCTGAAACGCGGCATGGGCTTGATCGCCCTGGCCGCCCTATTGCTGGCAACAGGACAGCGCTTGCTGGAGCCCTCCTTTGCCAGCTTTATCCTGCCCATGTGGCTGGCCGCCATTGGCATTGTGATGACCGTATCCGTCACCGCCAATGGCGCCTTGGCCCAGTTCAACGACGTGGCCGGTTCCGCCGTAGCGATCTACTTTTGCGTAGAAAGCCTGATCGTTAGCGTGATCGGTACGTTGGCAGTGACTTTGCTGGATGGGGATACTGCATGGCCGCTGGTGGTGTTTGGGCTGGGGATGAGCAGTGTGGTGTTGCTTGCTTTGATGTTGCTGGAGAGAAGGACAACCTAA
- a CDS encoding helix-turn-helix domain-containing protein encodes MKYDEAQRTPPKRLQEASAIGQKLQQLRIAHGMTQSDVAARAGISRSTAALLEQGNESRTMSQILRYLHAIEPELTLLDLLTEQSGAVRSFNNANKVQRVSRKNASNTANIAPAKDKYDF; translated from the coding sequence ATGAAATACGATGAGGCACAACGCACCCCCCCTAAACGTTTGCAGGAAGCCAGCGCCATTGGTCAGAAGCTCCAGCAACTGCGCATCGCCCATGGAATGACTCAAAGCGATGTGGCTGCTCGTGCTGGTATTTCACGGTCCACGGCCGCCCTGCTTGAGCAAGGTAATGAAAGCCGAACGATGTCTCAGATCCTGCGCTACCTCCATGCCATTGAGCCCGAACTTACCTTGCTGGATCTGCTCACAGAGCAGTCCGGCGCTGTGCGGAGCTTCAACAATGCCAACAAGGTACAGCGTGTCTCCAGGAAAAATGCATCGAATACGGCCAACATCGCTCCAGCCAAGGACAAATATGACTTCTAA
- a CDS encoding type II toxin-antitoxin system HipA family toxin produces the protein MTSKPRNPYSRPPSQVAVFAHIAQSDQGNAFVPAGLLENANSDAPSFTYGKRYVQRQHAIEIDPAALPLTAENGGIQRFTLPGLHEFGGLRDAAPDAWGRRVIENKLKVGSGVLPEVAYLLEAGVDRVGALDIRLTLDSPAKKSAVGEVSLERLLEAADRIENDEDIGEGLADCFEGLGSAGGARPKASIRDESDVLWLAKFPSKSDRACNAVLEAGTLELARAADLCVPPVHIQSVGTARVLFIRRFDRYWAAPGEAPAPGQDSWSPSTPEHNASTVEGRIGFCSAMTLMGIDEYEARSSSYQALALKLRERCLPTFIDRDLRELFKRQALNIFANNNDDHLRNHAFIYDVVGKGWRLSPLYDVLPMNTVASERYLHLELGEQGRLATLDNLMTRWAAYFSSRQEAIRALHEVWIVVRAWKPYFEQFDASAQDMDYLEGAFRPLERLASSSLAKELRAFGN, from the coding sequence ATGACTTCTAAACCGCGCAATCCATACAGCCGACCACCCAGTCAGGTTGCTGTGTTTGCTCATATTGCCCAAAGCGATCAGGGCAATGCTTTTGTACCGGCAGGACTACTGGAGAACGCGAATTCCGATGCGCCAAGCTTCACCTACGGTAAGCGCTATGTACAACGGCAACACGCGATTGAAATCGATCCTGCAGCACTGCCACTAACGGCAGAAAACGGAGGCATACAACGTTTTACCTTACCTGGGCTGCACGAGTTTGGTGGACTGCGCGACGCGGCCCCTGATGCATGGGGTCGACGTGTCATCGAAAACAAACTCAAAGTAGGCTCGGGCGTTTTACCTGAAGTCGCCTATTTACTGGAGGCCGGAGTGGATCGCGTAGGCGCACTGGATATTCGACTGACGCTCGATTCCCCCGCCAAGAAATCGGCAGTTGGGGAGGTCAGCCTTGAACGCCTACTTGAAGCCGCTGATCGTATTGAAAATGACGAAGACATCGGTGAGGGCCTGGCTGACTGCTTTGAAGGCCTAGGTTCGGCTGGCGGAGCCCGGCCCAAAGCATCTATTCGCGATGAATCCGATGTGCTGTGGCTGGCGAAATTCCCTTCCAAGTCTGATCGCGCCTGCAATGCTGTACTTGAAGCTGGCACCTTGGAATTGGCACGTGCTGCAGATCTATGCGTTCCACCCGTGCATATCCAATCTGTTGGCACGGCGCGCGTGCTCTTCATTCGTAGATTTGACCGTTACTGGGCAGCTCCGGGAGAAGCACCCGCCCCCGGCCAGGACAGTTGGTCGCCCTCCACCCCAGAACACAATGCTTCTACCGTTGAGGGGCGTATCGGCTTTTGCTCCGCTATGACCCTGATGGGCATTGACGAGTACGAAGCAAGAAGCAGTTCCTATCAGGCACTGGCCCTCAAACTACGAGAGCGTTGTTTGCCCACCTTCATCGATCGTGATTTACGTGAACTATTCAAGCGCCAAGCCCTGAACATCTTTGCCAACAACAATGACGATCACTTGAGAAACCACGCCTTCATCTATGACGTGGTCGGCAAAGGATGGAGGTTAAGTCCGCTCTATGACGTTCTGCCCATGAACACGGTGGCAAGCGAACGTTATTTGCACCTCGAACTAGGAGAGCAAGGAAGGCTGGCCACCCTGGACAACTTAATGACACGTTGGGCAGCCTACTTCTCTAGCCGCCAAGAAGCCATTCGCGCCTTGCATGAAGTATGGATAGTCGTCAGAGCCTGGAAGCCTTATTTTGAGCAGTTCGATGCATCCGCCCAAGACATGGACTATCTGGAGGGAGCATTCAGACCACTAGAGCGCTTGGCCTCCTCCTCCTTAGCGAAGGAATTGCGAGCCTTCGGGAACTAA
- a CDS encoding GNAT family N-acetyltransferase, producing MTSSAEQPVADGIQIRDLQPQDRVAWERLYRQYAEFYKEPMNEEILACTWSWLLDAQHPLQGKVVATANGVLLGLAHYRSFPEPLLGKDAGFLDDLFVLPEQRGGGLGRRLIEAVAQAGKEQGWPFLSWITAQDNAQARRLYDGLAQATAWVTYDLNL from the coding sequence ATGACTAGCAGTGCAGAACAGCCAGTAGCCGATGGTATTCAGATCCGGGATTTGCAGCCGCAAGACCGGGTCGCTTGGGAGCGGCTATATCGGCAGTACGCCGAGTTTTACAAAGAGCCCATGAATGAAGAGATCCTGGCTTGTACCTGGTCCTGGCTGCTGGATGCGCAGCATCCTTTGCAGGGGAAGGTGGTAGCTACGGCGAATGGTGTGCTGCTGGGTTTGGCGCATTACCGTTCTTTCCCGGAGCCCTTGCTGGGCAAGGACGCAGGTTTTCTGGATGACTTGTTTGTGTTGCCGGAACAGCGAGGCGGCGGGCTGGGCCGCCGTTTGATTGAGGCAGTCGCCCAGGCAGGTAAGGAGCAAGGCTGGCCGTTCCTGAGCTGGATTACGGCGCAGGACAATGCGCAGGCGCGAAGGCTATACGATGGTCTGGCTCAGGCGACAGCGTGGGTGACGTATGACTTGAATCTGTAG
- a CDS encoding LLM class oxidoreductase codes for MTIETSLTQGASFPAFANHPGYSRMFAPGRLTMGIFLPLRFYQGDMSVLAGQAALVEEIDRQDFAAVWVRDVPLYDPNFGDAGQVFDPFTYLAFLAARTKRVALATGSTIFSLRHPIDLAKSAFSIDQLSGGRLVLGIASGDRPVEFPAYGVEWAERAERFAQAVSYFRQLTQAGQLDIDSPLGRFDTAELLPKPVHGSIPLIVTSSSGQSPEWIAEHADGWLTYPEATHTPLGPQKLAAKIRAWRARIPDGGFRPHMSNEWLDLVDDPDYPRTPLRGGFTLRTGRKGLITLLEEWQAAGVNHAALGIQFAQRPAAEIIQELAEYVLPHFASHQAQPALATAW; via the coding sequence ATGACGATTGAAACAAGCCTGACTCAAGGCGCCTCTTTCCCTGCCTTTGCCAATCACCCTGGCTATAGCCGCATGTTTGCGCCGGGTCGCCTGACCATGGGTATCTTCCTGCCTCTGCGCTTTTATCAAGGCGATATGAGTGTGCTGGCCGGACAGGCGGCCCTCGTAGAGGAGATAGACCGGCAGGATTTTGCGGCGGTGTGGGTACGTGATGTGCCCTTGTATGATCCAAATTTCGGAGATGCGGGACAGGTGTTCGACCCCTTTACCTATCTGGCTTTTCTGGCTGCTCGCACCAAGCGGGTGGCCTTGGCCACGGGCAGCACGATTTTCTCCCTGCGTCACCCGATCGACCTGGCGAAATCCGCTTTCTCCATTGATCAATTGTCCGGTGGACGCTTGGTGCTGGGTATTGCTTCCGGGGACAGGCCGGTGGAGTTTCCCGCCTACGGCGTGGAGTGGGCCGAACGGGCAGAGCGTTTTGCGCAGGCTGTCAGCTACTTCCGTCAGCTAACGCAAGCGGGGCAACTGGATATTGATTCTCCGCTGGGCCGCTTCGATACCGCAGAGCTGTTACCCAAGCCTGTGCATGGCTCCATTCCCTTGATTGTCACCAGCTCCTCGGGGCAGTCGCCCGAATGGATCGCAGAACATGCCGATGGTTGGCTGACCTATCCGGAAGCCACACATACACCGTTAGGTCCGCAAAAGCTGGCTGCCAAAATTCGGGCTTGGCGCGCCCGGATTCCAGATGGCGGTTTCCGTCCTCACATGAGCAATGAATGGCTGGATTTGGTGGATGACCCCGATTATCCACGCACACCTTTGCGCGGTGGTTTTACACTGCGTACCGGGCGCAAGGGACTGATTACCTTGCTGGAGGAGTGGCAGGCAGCGGGTGTGAATCATGCCGCTTTGGGTATTCAGTTTGCGCAGCGACCGGCGGCGGAAATTATCCAGGAGCTGGCTGAGTATGTGCTCCCGCATTTTGCCTCTCACCAGGCGCAGCCTGCCCTTGCAACAGCATGGTAG
- a CDS encoding glutathione S-transferase family protein, giving the protein MIDLYTDSSPNGFKATIALEELALPYRLHHVRIEANEHKQPEFLALNPHGRIPVMRDDETGVVLFESAAILLYLAEKTGQLLSKDPVQRWETIKWLQFHSSSVGPILGQRVHFELFAQEKIPAAIERYRRLVNDLFTVLDTRLADHPYLAGKDYSIADIAHFGWTHIARIIDFDFSQYSHMSAWHERVAQRPAVRMGITLPEPATGA; this is encoded by the coding sequence ATGATTGATCTGTACACCGATAGTTCGCCCAACGGTTTTAAGGCGACCATCGCCCTGGAAGAGCTGGCGCTTCCATATCGCCTGCATCACGTGCGTATTGAAGCGAACGAGCATAAGCAGCCGGAGTTTCTGGCTCTGAATCCGCATGGGCGTATCCCGGTGATGAGGGATGATGAAACAGGTGTTGTCCTGTTCGAGTCCGCCGCGATCCTGTTGTATCTGGCGGAGAAAACCGGCCAATTGCTTTCAAAAGATCCTGTTCAGCGCTGGGAAACGATCAAATGGCTGCAATTTCATTCCTCCAGCGTGGGGCCGATTCTGGGCCAGCGTGTGCATTTCGAGCTGTTCGCGCAAGAGAAGATTCCGGCCGCCATCGAGCGCTACCGCCGTCTGGTGAATGATCTGTTCACCGTGCTGGATACACGCTTGGCAGACCATCCTTATCTGGCAGGAAAGGACTATTCCATTGCCGACATTGCGCATTTTGGCTGGACGCATATTGCGCGAATTATCGACTTTGATTTCAGCCAGTACTCGCATATGAGTGCCTGGCATGAGCGCGTGGCCCAACGCCCCGCAGTCCGTATGGGCATCACCTTGCCTGAACCTGCTACCGGTGCTTGA